A region of the Anolis carolinensis isolate JA03-04 chromosome 1, rAnoCar3.1.pri, whole genome shotgun sequence genome:
ACTTCATAGGTAATGTACAcgaacaacatctggaggccacATGTTCTCTGCTAGTAGACACTTGCTGCTATGTAACCCCCACTTGTTGCTATGTAACCCCTTCTCTTTACGCAGTGAGGGAGTGTAGCATGCAGGCAGAAAAGGGTATGATAGTGAACACTATGAGATGAAAATAAATCCCACTAAGTTAGAGGATACAAAGTATGAAAGAAAGTGCCAACATGAGTGGAAGTTACTTAGAAGGCTACCAAAACTGCAGGGTGGAAATTTCTtggaaataaaagaataaaatagagGTGAATGGAAGCAAGTAGAATTATTTGAATGTGACACTGTAGTTTTTccactaaggatgcatctatgctatagaatcagTGCATTCTGGCaccattttatctgccatggcttgcTATGaggcagtatcaaactgcattaattctacagtgtaggtgcactgtAAGCATTTTCCAAGGAAAGCAATGAACACTTTAACAATTTCCCCacaaagtctttgaaaaccaAAGTTTTTGATTTTCTACATAAATTAACCATGCAATAATTTTTAATGGAAGAaatccccaatttttttttttttttttgcacaggcaACAGTgctgggttttttgtgtgtgtatgagggAAATTATATCTCTGTGTAGAAATATTCAAATGCTgtttctacacaaaacaaacagacacAATTTCTTTAAGTATATGTGAGCACATGCTTGAAGAGGTGAACGGGTTTCAAATGGGAAAGCCCCATTCAGCTGAATGACTGCTGCTATGACAGAAGCCATTGAAACAGTGAAAGCAACTGGGCACAAAAAGTTCCTTGAATATTGGTTGGATCACATCCTTCCAAAAAGCATTTGGTCACCTGAGCACTTGTCTAGGATTTCCTCAAGGCGCTCAGTAAAATATGAGACATGGCAGGTAAATAAACCAGACATGGAAAGTGGCAAGACAGGTTTTATGGCCAGAAAGCAAGGAAACAAAGAGTACCTTGAAAGTCCCTGATGATCCATAGGTTCATCTTCTTGCTTATCTAGTAACCGAGTAGAGCAAGCTTTTGGACTCTGGGGGTTTTCTCCTTGTAAAATTGCCTTGTTTTTccgtttctctttctttttacttttttcttctgGCGGTTTTCTTTCTTCAGCTGCAGTATCAAACTCGTTCACCACAatctattacacacacacatttaaaaaacagtGTTAAAATACAAACTTCATATAAGCTTAACAACACAAGCTTATTTTAAGGTGAACTTATTTAGTGATTATTATATCTGTCTACATTTCTAAACAACAATTATATTAACATTTCTGTACTAGCTACTCCCACAAAATAAAATTCCCCTAAACATATAACATGAAAATTAAACAATAATACTAAAACATAGCCACAAAAGAATcagaaataaataacattatgtaCAATAGATCATTGAAACACTTAGACCAGATGACTGAAAAAATAGTAATAAACAAATAAGTGGCAAAAAATATTTTAGAtgacaataaaaaagaataaaacaggaaaaaatgtaACTTTCTAGGACACTGAGTTTAATATACCGTGAGTCACATGTGAAAAGGCCCTTTCACGCAGCCCTGCAAACCATCCTTTACTGACCATATGGTCACTTATTAAAACTTCAAATTTGCATTAAATGCTTAAAAAATTCTACAAGTAACTTAAACTAATATTATTAACGTAGTGGGAAACCTTGTGTCCAGGTGAGCCACATACTTTCTCTTTCTGCTGCCCAAGTGCTAACTGGAGATGGCAACCTCAAAGAAGCCCGGTGCTCCCTACTTGTGTTTCCCTATCTTTAAACTGGACTTGTCCTCAAGTTAGAGAAAGGACTGGAAAATGCTATGTGCCTAtaacggtggttctcaacctgtgaatccccagatgttttgatcttcaactcccagaaatcctaacagctgagaaactggctgggatttctgggagttgtagatcaaaacacctgggaaccgaCGGGTTGAGAACCCTGGCCTACAACCTGATCTTCTCCTTTTGGGTAGGTTTTTCCTACATATAGAATTTGATACTATGGCAGTGCCAAATGGAAGTCTTGGGATAGTAATGGAAGAGATACACCAAGCAGATTGGTATAGGCTGGCATTCTATTGGTTAGTCTTGACCAGACCCATTCAAACAATTGTTGAAGAAGGATGTAACATAGATATCAATGTAATTCtggtcttccaaatgttttggacttcaactcccagaatacccAACCATAGGCCAAGGTAGCTCACGATGCCTTAGCTTTTTTACCATTGTGTTTATAACTCTTTCTTGTTTTAACTTTGTTATAAACCAAATTGTGTGCCAtctcaggagaaaggtgggatataaaggaAATGAAATTGTATAACCAAAAGGCTGACTGAAACTACCATGGAGGTGTGCTCATTAGAAAAGTCAGGATTAGCTGCAGTTCTTTGTCAAATATGCAAATGATGGCAAACCAAGGTGTATAATGTGCAAAATAATGCTAAATAGATTTTCTAATACTCTTCCAAGAAAAGCAAACCAATCCATAGGCTTTAAAGGTTGACAACTGAGGGAAAATTGACTTTCTTGTACAGTTTGGTTTACttgtattcttttattttatgttttcaacTGCTTCCAATTTTATTATCAAATGATGCCCCTTTTTCAAGTTAGTCTAAAGCAGCATATACAAAAGAAGAAATCTTCTAAAAACTAACCAGATGGCTTATAGTAAAAGTTAATACATTCATGCAAACAAGAGTAAAAACAAGCATTACCACAGGGATAGCTGGGTGACCAGAATCTTTCTCAGCAGAGGATACACTGCTGTTTGCTTTCAGGCACACAGTCTTCCCTGCAGGCATAGCCTTGCTATGAGAAGACTTCTTATGAGAatctttcttttgcttttctaGTCCTTTATCCTCTGCTGTTGCTGGTGCTTTGGTGTATAGGCTTAACTTAGAAATGCCCTCCTCAAAGTTTAGACTATGTGTCTCTTTTTCAGCTAAACAATTTACTATGAGCTCAGCACAGATTTTATTGTTTTCTGAAAGGGATGGATCTGGGTCTAAGTCTTGGTCTGGTGTGGCAAAGGCATCCAACACTTCTGAAATGGGGACATCATAGTGTGGATAATAGAAGAGGTCATGGGGAATTACAGAAACTTTAGAAGAATTTGGTGGCTTCACACTCACTGGCACATCTTCGCTGGTAATATCCAGGCTCTTGGGAGTGTTTCTGATTGGTAAAGAAAAACATTCAGATGGACACGATGCCTCAGAAGTATCACTGAAGTCAGGTTCATCTATTTCCTGGCAAGAATTAGGCATTTTGTTCTTGTCTGCCACTTGCTTTGCATGCTCATGATTTTCTGGAAACTTTGATATTTCCTCATGCAACATTTGTAATACATATTTATGGGCACTCTCTTCCTCCTGAGAATCTAAAATTGGATGCTCAAGGTCCTTTGTTTGATGCTCTCGTATGTTTTTAGGTGAATTTGAAGTCCAAGGTAAGGAACGAGTCCTTCTCTCGGGTGTTTCTTTTGTTTCGCTGGTTGATTTTGACTCTTCAGTTTCAACTGGTTCAAGAGAGTGGGTGCGATACATAAGAATGGTTGGGGAATGGTCCTCATTGTGTGTCAGGGGTTCACTCATCCTCCGTTGATTCCCTTCAGATCTGTTCACATTTTTGGTGAGAATGTCAGCATTAGGACCAGTCTGAAAACCAATAGGTTCTGTTATTGGCAGTGAGCTTGGCCTCTGGAGTTCTCCTCTCAAAGTCTCTGGGTGATTAGACAGTGAGTGATCCTGATTATCATTACGTTCTTGGTTCTCCTGATCAAGGGGTAAACTCAGGATGTGGATTTTGGGAGGTGGTGAGTGGCTTCTGTTTAGGACAGGAGTATATGTGTGCTCTCCATTTTCATTCAGAATTAAAACCTTCCCTTGTATTTCATCCCCTGGTGACTCTTTGACATGGACATAAGTAGATTCAACTGGAAACTCCTTGTCTGGATCTGAAAAATCTTCCTGAATGAcattagataaaaataataattaacttATACTCATACATTTTTTGAAAAGACATTTATTATAAACTATTTCTTCATTCAAGGATTTTGCCAAGCTCAaaatagagagagaaataattCCTCCTTCCTTCTATCACACCGTCACTAATTAGGAGCTATTACTTGGACTTTGCTTTTGGATCATATGATTACTCTGTTGTCAGAGTTAAATGTTAATTGTTTCAATTGTGTCTTAATTGTATTttaaggttttatttttaaataaatgtttttgtattttgtttttaaaggcattgaattattgccacattgtcaagccgccctgaatccccttcggggtgagaaaggcggggtaaaagtatcgtaaataaataaataataaaaaaacaatttgGCATTTATGCACCATTTTACCTTTAAAATTTAACTTACATAGCTTTGTTTTCCCAAAAGTAGCTTGTTCCAAAGAACCAGATTGGATGTAACATACCTCCAAGCCCTTCTCTGTTCTAAGTCAGTTCAGGAGTCAGTGTCTTAAAATCAATAGCAAGTTCAAAGTGGTACACacctattgaatcaattgttgaatagtAAAGACAAGACTTATGTAAACCTCATGAATTCAGTAGGCCTTCCTTAACAGAAGCCTCTGAAAAAAGCAACGTTCAGTTATCTGGATGTCTTTTgaggtggttctcaaactttggtcttcccagCAGCATGACCAACAACAGGAATTTGAGAACGGAGGCtgtaaacatctggaggaccagagtATGAGAACTATTTATCTACTGCAAATGGCAGTAGCTCTCCGAGATCTCTGGGTAATTGCAAATATTTGCTATTACCTACTCACTGATCCATTTTTAATTGCAGATGCAATGGCAATGGGGACTGTCATGAGGAGTGCTTCTAAAATTCACCGCCTTATAAATTGGCCTTGGAGCATTCATAAGACAATTTATAATCTTAACTATCACAGATGGCCTCAAAGCCAccacaactttttttaaaaatagagtgaATCAGTGACACATTAATACTTTTAGTAGGCAAAGTAAAAAACAATGTGGAAAAATGCTGGCAATCTTGGCTTTTAAATCCATTCAAAATGATAAAATTACAACATCACTAAGAGTGTTATGACAGAATTATACTTGTCAAGGGGAGTTTAGGAGTGAGGGAAAGGAAAACACATACCCTTTCCAGTTCTGGGAAATGCTCCAAAAACTGTGCCACATAGGTCACAATCGACTGTTCATCGGGTGACTCAACCATGATGTCTGGGGAGAAATGATAACAAGGATTGTTTCATTTACTAAGGCTTATAAAAATAGCTGTGAATCAAAGTGTACTTGTGAAAATGACAGCATACACAATTTAAATGTTAAGGAATCATAGAGTAATATAGATGTCAGGTATCCCAAAagttatcagtcagtcctccagCTAGTGCAAAAATTGACTGCTAAAAGCATTCCTTGGTAACAGCTATCTaagctctatttaaaaacctccaaaataaTTTATGACTGCTGAACAGCACTTATCATTAAGAGGTTATTCCTAATATTAATGCCCTCATCTTTATCTTATGCTTAGATTCATAACAgtgtcttcattttcttttccaggTCCATCCTAACTAAAGCTACTTTTCACCATGCTGGAAAATACCAATACACACCCCAGTGCTACtctgatgttgttgtttttttttttcattctctgcATGGGGCATATTTGTCAGATACAGGCCCCTTCTGTTCAGGAAATAAGCTCACTTTGAGACAGAAAAGCATTATTTAAGAAAATAGAAGCACGCTATCTCAGTTATTGTCAAAACAGGCAAGCATTGCAAGTACcatcatatatttatatctaGCACAGTTCAAATTTTTTGCACATTATTTTCCAATAATCAAAATGTAATATACGTTATAATACGAAAAGAGGAAAAACATAAGACAGGCAGATTGATTTAATTAAGAAGGTCGTGGCCCTGAGTTCTGAAGATTTGAGCAGGGATGTAAATCCAAGTTTGTCTTGGATGCCTCTTATTCACAGGATCTTCACAAGTCAAGGACAACTTGGCAACTTGCACAACAACTCACAATACAATAAGTACTTTACCTCTGAgactaaatgattttttttcaacacAATCTTTCATGGACTGTGGTCCATTTCATCCATTGAATTTGATGTTCACATGTACATATGCTGAAATATATCACTTAGTCTCAAAAGTGCACCTAGAGccctcatagaatcacagaatcatagaattggaagagacctcatggcccatccagtccaaccctctgccaagaagcaggaaaatcacattcaaagcacgctgacagatggccatccagcctctctttaaaagcctccaaaaaaggagtctcaatcacactctgaggcagagagttccactgctgaacagctctcatagttaggaagttctttgtaatgttcaggtgggatctcctttcctgtagtttgaagccattgttccgcgttctagtctccaggacagcagaaaacacgcttgcttcctcctccctatgatttctcctcacatcttgatacatggccatcatgtcccctctcatccttctcttctgcaggctaaacatgcccagctctttaagccgctcctcatagggcttgttctccagacccttgatcattttagttgccctcctctgggcacattccagattgtcaacatctcccttcaattgcggtgactagaattggacacagtgcgattcc
Encoded here:
- the clmn gene encoding calmin isoform X5 is translated as MAGSEWDWFQREELIGQITDLRVQNLQVERENVQKRTFTRWINLHLEKCSPPLEVKDLLVDIKDGKILMALLEVLSGQNLLHEYKPSTHRIFRLNNIAKALKFLEDSNVKLVSIDAAEIADGNSSMVLGLIWNIILFFQIKELTGNLNRNSSSSSLSSGPSGPDSDTSHPNTPNVEKNMSVGVKDQRKAIKAILTWVQRKTRKYGVAVQDFASSWRSGLAFLAVIKAIDPNLVDMKQALEKTSLENLEDAFTIAQDYLGIPRLLEPEDIMVESPDEQSIVTYVAQFLEHFPELEREDFSDPDKEFPVESTYVHVKESPGDEIQGKVLILNENGEHTYTPVLNRSHSPPPKIHILSLPLDQENQERNDNQDHSLSNHPETLRGELQRPSSLPITEPIGFQTGPNADILTKNVNRSEGNQRRMSEPLTHNEDHSPTILMYRTHSLEPVETEESKSTSETKETPERRTRSLPWTSNSPKNIREHQTKDLEHPILDSQEEESAHKYVLQMLHEEISKFPENHEHAKQVADKNKMPNSCQEIDEPDFSDTSEASCPSECFSLPIRNTPKSLDITSEDVPIVVNEFDTAAEERKPPEEKSKKKEKRKNKAILQGENPQSPKACSTRLLDKQEDEPMDHQGLSRISHSDPNVVFQRYVSDSTCKENGGADLQMSTAASESTNPSIRKRKDTEKKESPEKSSSHITSSRTDQPELFYFIIFLWILVYCLMLLPQLVSSTH
- the clmn gene encoding calmin isoform X2 — encoded protein: MERENVQKRTFTRWINLHLEKCSPPLEVKDLLVDIKDGKILMALLEVLSGQNLLHEYKPSTHRIFRLNNIAKALKFLEDSNVKLVSIDAAEIADGNSSMVLGLIWNIILFFQIKELTGNLNRNSSSSSLSSGPSGPDSDTSHPNTPNVEKNMSVGVKDQRKAIKAILTWVQRKTRKYGVAVQDFASSWRSGLAFLAVIKAIDPNLVDMKQALEKTSLENLEDAFTIAQDYLGIPRLLEPEDIMVESPDEQSIVTYVAQFLEHFPELEREDFSDPDKEFPVESTYVHVKESPGDEIQGKVLILNENGEHTYTPVLNRSHSPPPKIHILSLPLDQENQERNDNQDHSLSNHPETLRGELQRPSSLPITEPIGFQTGPNADILTKNVNRSEGNQRRMSEPLTHNEDHSPTILMYRTHSLEPVETEESKSTSETKETPERRTRSLPWTSNSPKNIREHQTKDLEHPILDSQEEESAHKYVLQMLHEEISKFPENHEHAKQVADKNKMPNSCQEIDEPDFSDTSEASCPSECFSLPIRNTPKSLDITSEDVPVSVKPPNSSKVSVIPHDLFYYPHYDVPISEVLDAFATPDQDLDPDPSLSENNKICAELIVNCLAEKETHSLNFEEGISKLSLYTKAPATAEDKGLEKQKKDSHKKSSHSKAMPAGKTVCLKANSSVSSAEKDSGHPAIPVIVVNEFDTAAEERKPPEEKSKKKEKRKNKAILQGENPQSPKACSTRLLDKQEDEPMDHQGLSRISHSDPNVVFQRYVSDSTCKENGGADLQMSTAASESTNPSIRKRKDTEKKESPEKSSSHITSSRTDQPELFYFIIFLWILVYCLMLLPQLVSSTH
- the clmn gene encoding calmin isoform X3 — translated: MALLEVLSGQNLLHEYKPSTHRIFRLNNIAKALKFLEDSNVKLVSIDAAEIADGNSSMVLGLIWNIILFFQIKELTGNLNRNSSSSSLSSGPSGPDSDTSHPNTPNVEKNMSVGVKDQRKAIKAILTWVQRKTRKYGVAVQDFASSWRSGLAFLAVIKAIDPNLVDMKQALEKTSLENLEDAFTIAQDYLGIPRLLEPEDIMVESPDEQSIVTYVAQFLEHFPELEREDFSDPDKEFPVESTYVHVKESPGDEIQGKVLILNENGEHTYTPVLNRSHSPPPKIHILSLPLDQENQERNDNQDHSLSNHPETLRGELQRPSSLPITEPIGFQTGPNADILTKNVNRSEGNQRRMSEPLTHNEDHSPTILMYRTHSLEPVETEESKSTSETKETPERRTRSLPWTSNSPKNIREHQTKDLEHPILDSQEEESAHKYVLQMLHEEISKFPENHEHAKQVADKNKMPNSCQEIDEPDFSDTSEASCPSECFSLPIRNTPKSLDITSEDVPVSVKPPNSSKVSVIPHDLFYYPHYDVPISEVLDAFATPDQDLDPDPSLSENNKICAELIVNCLAEKETHSLNFEEGISKLSLYTKAPATAEDKGLEKQKKDSHKKSSHSKAMPAGKTVCLKANSSVSSAEKDSGHPAIPVIVVNEFDTAAEERKPPEEKSKKKEKRKNKAILQGENPQSPKACSTRLLDKQEDEPMDHQGLSRISHSDPNVVFQRYVSDSTCKENGGADLQMSTAASESTNPSIRKRKDTEKKESPEKSSSHITSSRTDQPELFYFIIFLWILVYCLMLLPQLVSSTH
- the clmn gene encoding calmin isoform X4 — protein: MVLGLIWNIILFFQIKELTGNLNRNSSSSSLSSGPSGPDSDTSHPNTPNVEKNMSVGVKDQRKAIKAILTWVQRKTRKYGVAVQDFASSWRSGLAFLAVIKAIDPNLVDMKQALEKTSLENLEDAFTIAQDYLGIPRLLEPEDIMVESPDEQSIVTYVAQFLEHFPELEREDFSDPDKEFPVESTYVHVKESPGDEIQGKVLILNENGEHTYTPVLNRSHSPPPKIHILSLPLDQENQERNDNQDHSLSNHPETLRGELQRPSSLPITEPIGFQTGPNADILTKNVNRSEGNQRRMSEPLTHNEDHSPTILMYRTHSLEPVETEESKSTSETKETPERRTRSLPWTSNSPKNIREHQTKDLEHPILDSQEEESAHKYVLQMLHEEISKFPENHEHAKQVADKNKMPNSCQEIDEPDFSDTSEASCPSECFSLPIRNTPKSLDITSEDVPVSVKPPNSSKVSVIPHDLFYYPHYDVPISEVLDAFATPDQDLDPDPSLSENNKICAELIVNCLAEKETHSLNFEEGISKLSLYTKAPATAEDKGLEKQKKDSHKKSSHSKAMPAGKTVCLKANSSVSSAEKDSGHPAIPVIVVNEFDTAAEERKPPEEKSKKKEKRKNKAILQGENPQSPKACSTRLLDKQEDEPMDHQGLSRISHSDPNVVFQRYVSDSTCKENGGADLQMSTAASESTNPSIRKRKDTEKKESPEKSSSHITSSRTDQPELFYFIIFLWILVYCLMLLPQLVSSTH
- the clmn gene encoding calmin isoform X1, which translates into the protein MAGSEWDWFQREELIGQITDLRVQNLQVERENVQKRTFTRWINLHLEKCSPPLEVKDLLVDIKDGKILMALLEVLSGQNLLHEYKPSTHRIFRLNNIAKALKFLEDSNVKLVSIDAAEIADGNSSMVLGLIWNIILFFQIKELTGNLNRNSSSSSLSSGPSGPDSDTSHPNTPNVEKNMSVGVKDQRKAIKAILTWVQRKTRKYGVAVQDFASSWRSGLAFLAVIKAIDPNLVDMKQALEKTSLENLEDAFTIAQDYLGIPRLLEPEDIMVESPDEQSIVTYVAQFLEHFPELEREDFSDPDKEFPVESTYVHVKESPGDEIQGKVLILNENGEHTYTPVLNRSHSPPPKIHILSLPLDQENQERNDNQDHSLSNHPETLRGELQRPSSLPITEPIGFQTGPNADILTKNVNRSEGNQRRMSEPLTHNEDHSPTILMYRTHSLEPVETEESKSTSETKETPERRTRSLPWTSNSPKNIREHQTKDLEHPILDSQEEESAHKYVLQMLHEEISKFPENHEHAKQVADKNKMPNSCQEIDEPDFSDTSEASCPSECFSLPIRNTPKSLDITSEDVPVSVKPPNSSKVSVIPHDLFYYPHYDVPISEVLDAFATPDQDLDPDPSLSENNKICAELIVNCLAEKETHSLNFEEGISKLSLYTKAPATAEDKGLEKQKKDSHKKSSHSKAMPAGKTVCLKANSSVSSAEKDSGHPAIPVIVVNEFDTAAEERKPPEEKSKKKEKRKNKAILQGENPQSPKACSTRLLDKQEDEPMDHQGLSRISHSDPNVVFQRYVSDSTCKENGGADLQMSTAASESTNPSIRKRKDTEKKESPEKSSSHITSSRTDQPELFYFIIFLWILVYCLMLLPQLVSSTH